From the Maioricimonas rarisocia genome, one window contains:
- a CDS encoding sulfatase-like hydrolase/transferase encodes MLRHLLLLLACLSGLLTAAHARADDARPNILWITSEDNGPHLGCYGDAYATTPNLDALAERSLLYRNCWSNAPVCAPARTTIITGVYPPATGSQHMRSMVQMPEFMRMYPQILREAGYYCTNNSKEDYNLAKPDEVWHESSRRGHWKNREPGQPFFAIFNHTVSHESQLRKRPHKAVHDPAGVRVPAYHPDTPEVRQDWAQYYDKLTEMDRLVGRNLKELEEAGLADETIVMYYGDHGSGMPRSKRWPYNSGLQVPLIVHIPEKYSHLRPDDYRAGGSTERLVSFVDLAPTLLSLAGLEPPEWMQGHAFAGAHEAEPQPYLYGYRGRMDERYDLVRSVRNQRYVYLRHYMPHKIYGQYIQYMFQTPTTRVWHRGFEEGTLTPEQARFWQEKPAEELYDLETDPDEVHNLADSAEHQEILAELRAAHREWVFRIRDVGFLPEAELHACAEGSTPYEVGYDPSQYPLEEIFAAAQLASDRERDAISELRGLLGSDESAVRYWGAMGLLIRKEAGVNQGRGALRSALADSSPSVQVAAAEALACYGNREDVEMALPVLLRSANLEESGLYVAMQALNAIDAADERAAPIRDEIAALPRQAPSYDRRLRSYVPNLIKKILSDLEG; translated from the coding sequence ATGCTCCGTCACTTACTGCTGCTTCTGGCCTGCCTGAGCGGCCTGCTGACAGCCGCACATGCACGAGCCGACGATGCGCGGCCGAACATCCTGTGGATCACGAGTGAAGACAACGGTCCGCACCTGGGATGCTATGGCGACGCATATGCGACGACGCCGAACCTCGATGCGCTGGCGGAGCGGAGCCTGCTGTACCGGAACTGCTGGTCGAACGCACCGGTCTGTGCGCCGGCGCGGACGACGATCATTACGGGCGTGTATCCGCCGGCGACCGGCTCGCAGCACATGCGGAGCATGGTGCAGATGCCCGAATTCATGCGGATGTATCCGCAGATCCTGAGGGAGGCGGGCTACTACTGCACGAACAACAGCAAGGAAGACTACAACCTCGCCAAGCCGGACGAGGTGTGGCACGAGTCTTCCCGCAGGGGACACTGGAAGAACCGCGAGCCGGGGCAGCCGTTCTTTGCGATCTTCAATCACACCGTCAGTCACGAAAGTCAGCTTCGCAAGCGGCCTCACAAGGCGGTGCACGATCCGGCCGGCGTGCGGGTGCCGGCGTACCACCCCGACACGCCCGAAGTGCGGCAGGACTGGGCACAGTACTACGACAAGCTGACCGAGATGGATCGTCTTGTCGGGCGGAATCTGAAGGAACTGGAAGAGGCGGGGCTCGCGGACGAAACGATCGTGATGTACTACGGCGACCATGGCTCGGGCATGCCGCGCAGCAAGCGGTGGCCGTACAACTCGGGACTGCAGGTGCCGCTGATCGTGCACATCCCGGAGAAGTACTCGCATCTTCGCCCGGATGACTACCGTGCGGGTGGCTCGACAGAGCGGCTGGTGAGCTTTGTCGATCTGGCACCGACACTGCTGAGCCTGGCGGGTCTTGAGCCACCCGAGTGGATGCAGGGACACGCGTTTGCCGGTGCTCACGAAGCGGAGCCGCAACCGTACCTGTACGGTTACCGCGGACGGATGGACGAGCGTTACGATCTGGTCCGGTCGGTGCGCAATCAGCGTTACGTCTACCTGCGTCACTACATGCCGCACAAGATTTACGGGCAGTACATCCAGTACATGTTCCAGACGCCGACGACACGGGTGTGGCACCGGGGATTTGAAGAGGGGACGCTGACGCCGGAACAGGCACGCTTCTGGCAGGAGAAACCGGCCGAGGAACTTTACGACCTTGAGACCGATCCGGATGAGGTGCATAACCTGGCCGACTCGGCCGAGCACCAGGAGATTCTCGCCGAGCTGCGAGCGGCCCATCGGGAGTGGGTATTTCGCATTCGTGACGTGGGCTTCCTGCCGGAAGCGGAACTGCATGCCTGTGCGGAGGGAAGCACGCCGTACGAGGTGGGGTACGATCCGTCACAGTATCCACTGGAAGAGATCTTCGCCGCGGCTCAACTGGCATCCGATCGGGAGCGAGACGCCATCTCGGAGTTGCGAGGGCTGCTGGGTTCGGATGAGAGCGCTGTGCGGTACTGGGGAGCGATGGGGCTGCTGATCCGGAAGGAAGCGGGCGTGAACCAGGGTCGCGGGGCATTGCGGTCTGCCCTGGCGGACTCCTCGCCGAGCGTACAGGTGGCTGCCGCCGAGGCGCTGGCCTGCTACGGCAATCGGGAAGATGTCGAGATGGCGCTACCGGTGCTGCTGCGAAGTGCCAACCTGGAGGAAAGTGGTCTGTACGTGGCGATGCAGGCGCTGAACGCGATCGACGCGGCGGATGAGCGGGCGGCACCGATCCGCGACGAGATTGCGGCGTTGCCGCGGCAGGCACCGTCGTATGACCGCCGGCTGCGGAGTTACGTGCCGAACCTGATCAAGAAGATTCTGTCGGATCTGGAAGGGTAG
- a CDS encoding DUF488 domain-containing protein translates to MAAHLPETHSGARWQCRLLSRRLEKRVTRMLQRQRVLLHMLESLREPASTEQLTLLAFLVRTETATGGGNAFYDFIGQPDGPISFCLSREIARLQQSGHATQDDGWRVAADGNDRPPSPPGPVRRDVEHILHAHAGKDEHQIRKVIRKRHPAYFLRATAPHRIQAPVPAVYTAGYEGLSVDAFLNRLLDHGMERLIDVRSNPIARRFGFHRSTLSRLLGKVGIDYVHIPELGIESSQRRHLESPDDYENLFLSYEEQTLERESASVNRVARLMREAPGVLVCMEANPASCHRTRLARAVARKTRLPILDLGQLRNGESTHPNADTHHRDDVSSSIEEV, encoded by the coding sequence ATGGCCGCCCACCTGCCTGAAACGCATAGTGGCGCTCGCTGGCAGTGCCGATTGCTGTCGCGTCGCCTGGAGAAACGGGTAACAAGGATGCTTCAGCGCCAGAGAGTCCTGCTGCACATGCTCGAAAGCCTGAGGGAGCCCGCGTCGACAGAACAGTTGACGCTGCTCGCGTTTCTCGTGCGCACCGAGACAGCGACCGGCGGCGGCAATGCGTTTTACGATTTCATTGGACAGCCCGACGGGCCGATTTCGTTCTGCCTTTCGCGGGAGATCGCCCGACTGCAACAAAGCGGGCACGCAACTCAAGATGACGGTTGGCGCGTGGCCGCGGACGGGAACGATCGCCCCCCATCACCCCCCGGACCAGTCCGACGGGACGTCGAGCACATTCTGCACGCCCATGCAGGCAAGGACGAGCACCAGATTCGGAAGGTGATCCGGAAACGCCATCCCGCCTATTTCCTTCGTGCCACCGCACCGCACCGGATTCAAGCTCCAGTGCCCGCAGTGTACACGGCGGGCTATGAGGGCCTTTCGGTGGACGCGTTTCTGAACCGGCTGCTCGACCACGGTATGGAGCGGCTCATCGACGTTCGGAGCAATCCAATTGCCCGCCGCTTCGGTTTTCACAGGAGCACACTGTCGCGGCTCCTTGGCAAGGTCGGAATCGATTACGTGCACATCCCCGAACTGGGAATCGAATCGTCGCAGCGACGTCACCTTGAGTCTCCTGACGACTACGAAAACCTCTTCTTGTCGTACGAGGAGCAGACACTCGAGCGCGAAAGTGCTTCTGTAAATCGCGTTGCCCGGCTGATGAGAGAGGCACCGGGCGTTCTCGTATGCATGGAGGCCAACCCCGCGTCATGCCACCGCACACGCCTTGCGCGTGCCGTTGCGCGCAAGACCCGTCTGCCGATTCTCGACCTGGGCCAACTGAGAAATGGCGAATCCACCCATCCCAACGCGGATACTCATCACCGTGATGACGTATCCTCATCCATCGAAGAAGTATGA
- the rnr gene encoding ribonuclease R: MSTLAEDILAFIGRSGYKPLKPKNLAKKLGVTKKRLSKFEEALDALEASGDIRRSSSGRVQPKTAAGLVAGVVRRTSSGMGFVIPHEPRPANIEGDIFIDQRDMSDAYSGDEVLVRLTGRRRSGGQRCGVIVDVLERATNTFVGTYFEEAGAGWVEIDGNNFNEAIWVGDPGAKGAQDEDKVVIEMLRFPSQHTPGEAVLTKVLGGRGEPGVDTLTIIHEYGLPDEFPEEILNEARLEAENFNPDDLGDREDLTKQTIVTIDPADARDFDDAISLERTDKGHWLLGVHIADVAHFVQPGSVLDREAQQRGNSVYLPTRVLPMLPEVISNGLASLQEKKVRFTKSAFIEFTEDGTPVHTRFARTAIRVTKRFAYEQVLPVVKEPERHKGKVPAKVRKLLADMYELAMTLRGRRFRRGALELDMPEIELEFDKDGRVSGAHEASHDESHQMIEEFMLAANVAVATKMADLGWPFLRRVHGSPTPMKLKAFSEFAAALGYPMKTAESRSELQKVLSEAKGEPEEYAISYALLRSLKRAEYSPAELGHYALAEDHYCHFTSPIRRYPDLVIHRLMDAIISGNATYAGPGIEGLTKLGLHCSTTERRADSAERELTQMKLLHYLESRIGDELDAVITGVERFGIFCRGTDLPAEGLVHISTLAGSEIFDFDRTSHSLIGRRSGETYRLGDRVRVSVAHVDVDRRELDMRLVKRLPQSGRRKKSHSPAGKSDRSDRKSGGRGQKNRSETRSKRSGPSKKRSRRRK; encoded by the coding sequence ATGTCCACGCTTGCCGAAGACATCCTCGCGTTCATCGGTCGCTCCGGCTACAAGCCGCTGAAGCCGAAGAATCTGGCCAAGAAGCTCGGCGTCACCAAGAAGCGTCTCTCGAAATTCGAGGAGGCACTCGATGCGCTTGAGGCCTCGGGCGACATCAGACGGTCATCCAGTGGGCGGGTCCAGCCGAAGACGGCCGCCGGACTGGTGGCCGGTGTCGTGCGCCGAACCAGCAGCGGGATGGGCTTTGTCATACCGCACGAACCGCGTCCCGCAAACATCGAAGGGGACATCTTCATCGACCAGCGCGATATGAGCGACGCCTACAGCGGCGACGAAGTGCTGGTGCGGCTGACGGGACGACGGCGCAGCGGCGGTCAGCGGTGCGGCGTGATCGTCGATGTGCTCGAGCGAGCCACGAACACGTTCGTCGGAACGTACTTCGAGGAAGCGGGAGCGGGCTGGGTCGAGATCGACGGCAACAACTTCAACGAGGCGATCTGGGTCGGCGATCCCGGTGCCAAGGGAGCCCAGGACGAGGACAAGGTCGTCATCGAGATGCTGCGGTTCCCGTCCCAGCACACGCCGGGCGAGGCGGTGTTGACCAAGGTTCTGGGAGGTCGCGGCGAACCGGGCGTCGACACGCTGACGATCATCCACGAGTACGGTCTGCCGGATGAGTTCCCCGAAGAGATCCTCAACGAAGCGCGCCTGGAGGCAGAGAACTTCAACCCGGATGATCTCGGCGATCGGGAGGACCTGACGAAGCAGACGATTGTCACCATCGACCCGGCCGACGCCCGGGACTTCGACGATGCGATTTCGCTCGAACGGACCGACAAGGGGCACTGGCTGCTCGGCGTGCACATTGCCGACGTGGCGCACTTCGTCCAGCCGGGAAGCGTGCTGGACCGCGAGGCCCAGCAGCGGGGGAACAGCGTCTACCTGCCAACACGGGTCCTGCCGATGCTGCCAGAGGTGATCTCCAACGGACTGGCGAGCCTGCAGGAGAAGAAGGTCCGGTTTACGAAGTCGGCGTTCATCGAGTTCACGGAGGACGGCACACCCGTTCACACGCGGTTCGCACGGACGGCCATTCGCGTCACGAAGCGGTTTGCGTACGAACAGGTCCTGCCGGTCGTGAAGGAGCCGGAGCGGCACAAAGGGAAGGTGCCTGCGAAGGTCCGCAAGCTGCTGGCCGACATGTACGAACTGGCGATGACTCTGCGGGGGCGACGGTTCCGCCGGGGAGCGCTCGAGCTGGACATGCCGGAAATTGAGCTGGAGTTCGACAAGGACGGCCGGGTCAGCGGGGCGCACGAAGCGTCGCACGACGAGAGCCACCAGATGATCGAGGAGTTCATGCTGGCAGCGAACGTTGCGGTGGCGACGAAGATGGCGGACCTGGGCTGGCCGTTTCTCCGCCGCGTGCACGGCAGCCCGACGCCGATGAAGCTGAAGGCGTTTTCGGAGTTCGCGGCTGCTCTGGGCTATCCCATGAAGACCGCTGAGAGCCGCAGTGAACTGCAGAAGGTGCTTTCGGAAGCGAAGGGGGAACCGGAAGAATACGCGATCAGCTATGCGCTGCTGCGAAGTCTGAAGCGGGCCGAGTATTCGCCGGCCGAGCTGGGGCACTATGCACTGGCGGAAGATCATTACTGCCACTTCACGAGCCCGATCCGGCGGTACCCGGATCTGGTGATTCACCGGCTGATGGACGCGATCATTTCGGGAAACGCGACCTACGCCGGCCCCGGCATCGAGGGACTGACGAAGCTGGGACTTCACTGTTCGACCACCGAGCGTCGGGCCGACAGCGCCGAACGTGAACTGACGCAGATGAAGCTGCTGCACTACCTCGAGTCCCGGATCGGGGACGAGCTGGATGCGGTTATCACAGGCGTTGAGCGGTTTGGAATCTTCTGCCGCGGAACGGATCTTCCCGCAGAGGGCCTGGTGCACATCAGCACGCTGGCGGGCAGCGAGATCTTCGACTTCGACCGGACGTCACATTCACTGATCGGTCGTCGCAGCGGCGAGACGTACCGTCTGGGAGATCGCGTGCGGGTGAGCGTTGCTCATGTCGACGTCGACCGGCGGGAACTGGACATGCGGCTCGTGAAGCGCCTGCCGCAATCGGGTCGGCGCAAGAAGTCCCACAGCCCGGCTGGAAAATCTGACCGAAGCGACCGCAAGTCTGGCGGACGCGGTCAGAAGAACCGCTCCGAAACCCGTTCGAAGCGGTCCGGCCCCTCGAAGAAGCGGTCGCGACGACGCAAATAG
- a CDS encoding alkaline phosphatase family protein, producing MNAAAHPVICLEFNELTPWLMDRFIAEGHLPNFRRLREQSLVHVSDANAEGEWLNPWVQWVTIHSGRDHHDHGIYRLSDAPKMETPAIWDLLSDAGLPVWVCGSMNAWYSTPLNGHVLPDAWCQNVLPWPKAEFERFYRFVQKNVQEHASSRAPVQTSEVAAFLKYMAGHGLSLSTVAGIVRQLIAERTGNHRWRRASVMDALQYDVFAWYYRRHRPAFSTFFLNSTAHYQHKFWRNMAPEEFQIKPSPGDQRDYRHAIRYGYEAMDRLVGRFLRLAPEATIMLISGLGQQPFARMDIAGGKRVYRLQNGEVLSSLLGVQGTYRYEPIMADEFFLRFESEEDAKRCAARLPGFRLPTGHEAFDARQEGRDVIGQCRCRELMGEDAVLTHVESGETASFHEVFYRVDCIKSGYHHPEGLLWVRLPSRQHAVFEERVPLTAIAPTVLDLFDVDRPEFMSGRSFLTDNTGRRDTGTPALTAAAVR from the coding sequence ATGAACGCCGCCGCACACCCGGTTATCTGTCTCGAGTTCAACGAGCTGACCCCCTGGCTGATGGACCGCTTCATCGCGGAGGGGCATCTACCGAACTTCCGCCGTCTCCGCGAGCAGTCGCTGGTGCACGTTTCAGATGCAAACGCGGAAGGAGAATGGCTCAATCCGTGGGTGCAGTGGGTGACGATTCACTCCGGGCGGGATCACCACGATCACGGCATCTATCGTCTCTCGGACGCTCCAAAGATGGAGACGCCGGCGATCTGGGATCTGCTCTCCGACGCCGGGCTGCCGGTCTGGGTCTGCGGATCGATGAACGCGTGGTACTCGACGCCGCTGAACGGACATGTTCTTCCGGATGCCTGGTGCCAGAATGTGCTTCCCTGGCCGAAGGCCGAGTTCGAGCGGTTCTACCGCTTTGTCCAGAAGAACGTCCAGGAACATGCCAGTTCGCGGGCGCCCGTGCAGACATCCGAGGTCGCGGCGTTTCTGAAGTACATGGCCGGCCATGGCCTGAGCCTGTCGACGGTAGCGGGCATCGTGCGACAACTGATTGCGGAACGGACGGGAAATCATCGCTGGCGACGGGCTTCGGTGATGGACGCCCTGCAGTACGACGTCTTCGCGTGGTACTACCGTCGGCACCGACCCGCGTTTTCGACGTTCTTCCTGAACAGCACGGCCCACTATCAGCACAAGTTCTGGCGGAACATGGCGCCGGAGGAGTTTCAGATCAAACCGTCGCCGGGCGACCAGCGCGACTACCGGCACGCAATCCGGTACGGCTACGAAGCGATGGACCGGCTGGTCGGTCGTTTCCTGCGACTGGCTCCGGAGGCGACAATCATGCTCATCAGCGGACTGGGACAGCAGCCGTTCGCCCGCATGGATATTGCCGGGGGCAAACGGGTCTATCGCCTGCAGAATGGCGAAGTTCTGTCGAGTCTGCTGGGAGTGCAGGGGACGTACCGCTACGAACCGATCATGGCGGACGAATTCTTCCTGCGCTTCGAGAGCGAAGAGGATGCGAAGAGATGCGCGGCCCGACTCCCCGGATTCCGTCTTCCGACGGGTCACGAAGCGTTTGATGCCCGCCAGGAGGGGCGGGACGTCATCGGACAATGCCGCTGCCGGGAACTGATGGGCGAGGATGCCGTGCTGACACACGTCGAAAGTGGCGAGACGGCATCGTTCCACGAAGTGTTCTACCGGGTCGACTGCATCAAGAGCGGCTACCACCATCCGGAGGGGCTTCTGTGGGTGCGGTTGCCGTCGCGGCAGCACGCGGTCTTCGAGGAGCGGGTCCCCCTGACGGCGATCGCGCCGACCGTGCTGGATCTGTTTGACGTGGATCGGCCCGAATTCATGTCCGGTCGGTCATTTCTTACCGACAATACCGGTCGCCGCGATACCGGCACGCCAGCGTTGACCGCCGCGGCCGTTCGGTGA
- a CDS encoding NAD-dependent epimerase/dehydratase family protein translates to MRVLVTGGAGFIGSHIVDVLRSEGHECFVVDDLSSGSPDNLPADVPLFEVDIRDAARLREVFDEARPDWVSHQAAQMSVSRSVREPGFDAEVNVMGLLNVLGESQRCGVQRVTFASSGGVLYGDVESPADENHPADPISPYGISKWVGERYLQFYARDYGLKSVALRYANVYGPRQNPHGEAGVVAIFCTKMLQGEPATVNGDGKYIRDYVYCKDVARANLAALQSESDTGFRAYNVGTSVPTDVNELAASLRNACGAVLEETGSETRVPEPLHGPPRAGDLRSSLVSYSKAEQELEWKPEVALDAGIAQTVRWFQDKLKAAK, encoded by the coding sequence ATGCGTGTTCTGGTGACCGGTGGCGCCGGTTTCATTGGCAGCCACATCGTCGACGTTTTGCGCAGTGAGGGTCACGAGTGTTTCGTGGTCGACGACCTCTCCTCGGGTTCACCGGACAATCTTCCGGCAGACGTCCCGCTGTTCGAGGTCGACATTCGCGACGCAGCGCGCCTTCGCGAAGTCTTTGACGAGGCCCGTCCCGACTGGGTGAGTCACCAGGCAGCCCAGATGTCGGTGAGCCGATCGGTCCGCGAGCCCGGCTTCGACGCCGAAGTGAACGTCATGGGACTGCTGAACGTACTCGGCGAGTCACAGCGATGCGGCGTGCAGCGGGTGACCTTCGCATCATCCGGCGGTGTGCTGTACGGCGATGTCGAGTCCCCCGCAGATGAAAACCATCCGGCCGATCCGATTTCGCCGTACGGAATCAGCAAGTGGGTCGGCGAGCGGTACCTGCAGTTCTACGCCCGCGACTACGGCCTCAAGAGCGTCGCTTTGCGGTACGCCAACGTCTACGGACCGCGACAGAACCCGCATGGCGAAGCGGGAGTGGTGGCCATTTTCTGCACGAAGATGCTGCAGGGGGAGCCGGCGACCGTCAACGGGGATGGAAAGTACATCCGCGATTACGTCTACTGCAAAGACGTGGCCCGGGCGAACCTTGCCGCGCTTCAGAGTGAGTCGGACACAGGATTTCGCGCGTACAACGTGGGGACGAGTGTGCCCACCGACGTCAACGAACTGGCCGCCAGCCTGCGAAACGCCTGCGGCGCAGTTCTTGAAGAGACCGGCAGCGAGACCCGCGTGCCGGAACCGCTGCACGGTCCGCCCCGTGCGGGCGACCTGCGGTCCAGCCTGGTGTCGTACTCCAAAGCCGAGCAGGAACTGGAATGGAAGCCGGAAGTCGCACTGGATGCCGGGATCGCACAGACCGTCCGCTGGTTCCAGGACAAACTGAAGGCTGCCAAGTGA
- a CDS encoding UDP-glucuronic acid decarboxylase family protein: MAVIIVTGGAGFLGSHLCDRLLERGDEVLCVDNYFSGRKANVEHLIGNPRFELIRHDIVHPLYLEADQIYNLACPASPVAYQYNPIKTIKTSTVGMVNVLGLAKRCRARILHTSTSEVYGDPDVHPQKEDYWGNVNPIGPRSCYDEGKRVAESLCMNYHLAHDLDVRIVRIFNTYGPRMDPNDGRVVSNFIMQALRGESLTVYGDGKQTRSFCYVDDLVEGLIRMMNQDEQTGPVNLGNPVENTMIELARAVLEVTGSSSELQFDPLPQDDPKQRCPDITLARKLLNWEPTVDLKTGLTATAEYYRKTQLGD; this comes from the coding sequence ATGGCCGTAATTATCGTCACCGGCGGTGCCGGCTTTCTGGGTAGCCACCTGTGCGACCGGCTGCTGGAGCGCGGCGATGAAGTGTTGTGTGTCGACAACTACTTCTCGGGGCGCAAAGCGAACGTCGAGCATCTGATCGGGAACCCCCGGTTCGAGCTGATCCGGCACGACATTGTGCACCCGCTCTATCTCGAGGCGGACCAGATCTACAACCTGGCGTGCCCGGCGTCTCCGGTTGCGTACCAGTACAACCCGATCAAGACGATCAAGACGTCCACGGTGGGAATGGTGAATGTGCTGGGACTGGCAAAGCGGTGCCGGGCCCGCATCCTGCACACGTCGACCTCGGAAGTTTACGGCGATCCGGACGTTCACCCACAGAAGGAAGACTATTGGGGCAACGTCAATCCGATTGGCCCGCGAAGCTGCTACGACGAGGGAAAGCGGGTTGCCGAGTCACTCTGCATGAATTACCACCTGGCCCACGATCTGGACGTCCGAATCGTGCGGATCTTCAACACGTACGGGCCGCGAATGGATCCGAATGACGGCCGCGTCGTCTCCAACTTCATCATGCAGGCCCTGCGGGGCGAGTCGTTGACCGTCTACGGCGATGGCAAGCAGACGCGTTCGTTCTGTTACGTCGACGACCTGGTGGAAGGTCTGATCCGCATGATGAACCAGGACGAGCAGACCGGGCCTGTGAATCTGGGTAATCCCGTCGAGAACACAATGATCGAGCTGGCCCGGGCCGTGCTGGAAGTGACCGGCTCGAGCTCGGAACTTCAGTTCGATCCTTTGCCGCAGGACGACCCCAAGCAGCGCTGTCCGGACATCACGCTGGCCAGAAAACTGCTTAACTGGGAGCCGACCGTGGATCTGAAGACGGGTCTGACGGCAACCGCTGAATACTACCGCAAGACGCAACTCGGAGACTGA
- a CDS encoding DUF962 domain-containing protein has product MLRRFLVNYYERHQHPANQLLHLIGLPVTFVVPVILLVEGYYLWAALSFVAGYALQFAGHAIEGNDAGEAILVKKLLGKPYVAVVPRPNESSRDD; this is encoded by the coding sequence ATGCTCCGCAGATTTCTGGTCAATTACTACGAGCGTCATCAGCACCCGGCGAACCAACTGCTGCACCTGATTGGTTTGCCGGTGACGTTCGTCGTGCCGGTGATTCTTCTGGTGGAAGGCTACTATCTCTGGGCGGCGCTTAGCTTTGTGGCTGGATACGCGCTGCAGTTTGCTGGACATGCCATCGAGGGAAATGACGCAGGCGAGGCAATCCTGGTTAAGAAACTGCTAGGAAAACCGTACGTCGCTGTCGTTCCCCGTCCGAATGAGTCATCTCGCGACGATTGA